A single window of Manduca sexta isolate Smith_Timp_Sample1 chromosome 15, JHU_Msex_v1.0, whole genome shotgun sequence DNA harbors:
- the LOC115440046 gene encoding cell division cycle protein 27 homolog: MIVQEPIQVIVWDCLNNYEYDNAIFLAERLHAEVTSEETAFLLGTCYYRAGRVNEAHHLLKQMPLSLPQARFLLAKCSVDLKLYKEAENALGSNQNLDMVASEFGEQGPYALQLLAKIYTTTDRRNKASDAHKKALTLNPFMWKSFAQLCNMGEKVDPHQVFHINNSDFTFGVTTLVNLVSNSENISFVNSNIPNNTGINANVTPNNVTSRTPMTMSTSITPETQAPVKRMHSVFSGIAPIPFSPSFGMLPMEESPVLYTPMLTDSNEQKTLPKLVNSFRAVFSPAPRCTGPAPRRSSRLFSNNNSSYSVKENNKSPSRKIVAPKSPSRKNKQRTAKNIKSNLVETNERAKSIETVAPNIAPKNSNGIALLNLMREIGEAYKALAFLDCKNAIKLFHELPPKQLASPWVQTMIARGHYELAQYEAAAKIFADIRKQYRNRTEGMDIYSTCLWHLQREAQLSALAQDLVELNRTNPIAWLAAGNCFSLHKERETALKFFKRAVQLDPSAAYAHALLGHEYAVAEETDKALSSFRTAVNIDPRNYVAWFGIATVYARQERWKPSEVHIRRALTIHPNSGVLKCQLGLAQAALGKMDRALATLEKAVALDTENPLCRFHRASVLLRAGRPQDALTDLQHLKDIAPRESLVYYLLGKVHNKLGNSHLALMHFSWATDLDPKGTGGHIKEGFDPSKQEDPPERAT; encoded by the exons ATGATTGTGCAAGAGCCTATACAG GTTATTGTTTGGGATTGCCTCAATAATTACGAGTACGATAATGCTATATTCCTCGCAGAGAGATTGCATGCTGAAG TGACGTCAGAGGAGACAGCATTTTTGTTGGGAACATGTTACTATAGAGCTGGGCGAGTGAATGAAGCACACCATTTGTTAAAACAAATGCCCTTAAGCCTGCCGCAGGCCAGATTCCTTTTAGCAAAATGTTCTGTCGATTTGAAACT ttacaAAGAAGCAGAAAATGCACTAGGATCAAACCAAAATCTTGATATGGTTGCTTCAGAATTTGGTGAACAAGGCCCATATGCTTTACAACTTCTtgctaaaatatatacaacaacAGACAGAAGAAATAAAGCAAGCGATGCACATAAAAAGGCACTTACGCTCAATCCATTCATGTGGAAATCATTTGCCCAACTGTGCAACATGGGTGAGAAAGTGGATCCGCACCAAGTGTTCCATATAAACAACAGTGACTTTACATTTGGAGTGACAACATTAGTGAATCTAGTCAGCAattcggaaaacatttcatttgttAATAGTAACATTCCTAATAATACTGGTATTAATGCTAATGTCACACCAAATAATGTCACCTCTAGAACTCCTATGACTATGTCCACCAGCATCACACCAGAAACTCAGGCTCCTGTAAAACGTATGCATAGTGTGTTTAGTGGTATAGCACCCATTCCATTTTCCCCATCATTTGGTATGTTACCCATGGAAGAATCTCCTGTTTTATATACTCCAATGCTAACAGATTCAAATGAACAGAAAACCTTACCGAAATTAGTTAATTCATTTCGAGCTGTATTTAGTCCTGCTCCAAGATGTACTGGACCTGCACCTCGACGGTCTTCTAGATTattcagtaataataatagtagttACTCtgtgaaagaaaataataaatcaccTAGTAGAAAAATCGTAGCTCCCAAGAGCCCCTCCAGGAAAAACAAACAACGCACtgctaaaaacataaaatcaaatctTGTAGAAACCAATGAAAGAGCTAAAAGTATAGAAACTGTAGCACCCAATATTGCACCAAAGAATTCCAATGGTAtagcattattaaatttaatgcgAGAAATAGGTGAAGCATATAAAGCTCTAGCCTTCTTAGATtgtaaaaatgcaattaaattgtttcatgAATTACCACCAAAACAACTTGCTTCACCTTGGGTGCAAACAATGATTGCGCGAGGTCATTACGAATTGGCGCAATATGAAGCCGCGGCCAAAATATTCGCAGATATTAGGAAACAATATCGTAATCGTACAGAGGGCATGGATATTTATAGTACCTGCTTATGGCATCTACAACGTGAAGCACAGTTATCTGCTTTGGCTCAAGATTTAGTGGAATTAAATCGAACCAATCCTATTGCATGGTTAGCTGCTGGAAACTGCTTTTCTCTACATAAGGAGCGTGAAACTGCGTTAAAATTTTTTAAACGTGCGGTACAATTGGATCCCAGTGCGGCGTATGCTCATGCATTATTAGGACATGAATATGCAGTAGCTGAAGAAACAGACAAAGCTCTTTCAAGCTTTAGAACAGCAGTGAACATTGACCCACGTAATTACGTGGCTTGGTTTGGTATTGCCACTGTATACGCGCGACAGGAACGTTGGAAGCCATCAGAGGTCCATATTCGGCGGGCACTCACTATACATCCAAATTCTGGGGTTTTGAAATGCCAGCTGGGATTAGCACAAGCAGCTCTGGGTAAAATGGATAGAGCTCTTGCCACGTTAGAGAAGGCTGTTGCTTTAGACACTGAAAACCCATTGTGCCGGTTCCACAGGGCATCTGTATTATTAAGGGCAGGAAGGCCTCAAGATGCTTTAACTGATCTTCAACACTTAAAGGATATAGCTCCAAGAGAGTCTCTAGTATACTACTTGCTTGGAAAAGTTCACAATAAATTAGGCAATTCTCATTTAGCCCTTATGCACTTCAGTTGGGCCACTGACTTAGATCCTAAAGGTACTGGAGGACACATAAAAGAAGGTTTTGATCCCTCTAAACAAGAAGATCCACCTGAGAGGGCGACCTAA